Within Marinomonas mediterranea MMB-1, the genomic segment ATCTTCGCGTTACTTTTCAGTTGGGTAATCACGCTCTGTTTTACCAACATAAAGCTGGCGAGGGCGACCAATTTTATAAGGCCCGCTGATCATTTCATTCCAGTGAGAAATCCAACCAATAGTGCGTGACATTGCGAATATCACGGTAAACATGCTAGTTGGAATGCCAATGGCTTTCATGATAATACCAGAGTAAAAATCGACATTAGGGTACAGTTTACGTTCAACGAAGTAAGGGTCTTCTAATGCTATTTGCTCTAGTCGTTTCGCTATTTTCAGCAATGGATCGTTTGCTTGGCCGAGTTCCGCTAGAACTTGATCGCATGTCTCGCGCATGACTTTGGCACGTGGGTCAAAGTTCTTGTAAACGCGGTGACCGAATCCCATTAATCTAAATGGATCGTTCTTATCTTTTGCCTTCTCGATAAACTCATCAATGCGTGATACGTCGCCAATTTCTTCAAGCATAGTAAGAACTGCTTCGTTAGCACCGCCGTGAGCAGGTCCCCAAAGCGTTGTAATACCGGCGGAAATACAGGCGAATGGATTGGCGCCTGAGGAGCCCGCAAGGCGTACTGTTGACGTCGATGCGTTTTGCTCATGGTCTGCGTGAAGTACAAAGATTTTGTCCATTGCGTTAGCAAAAACAGGGTTTACTTTGTAGTCCTCACAAGGTGTGGCGAACATCATGTACAAGAAATTTTCCGCGTACGAAAGCTCGTTTCGCGGGTACATAGTAGGCTGCCCCTTAGAATACTTGAAACACATTGCCGCAAGTGTGGGCATCTTGGAAATTAATCGGAACGCCGCAATTTCACGGTGCTCTGGGTCGTTGATGTCCATGTGGTCTTGGTAGAATGCAGATAGTGCGCTAACTAAGCCTACCATGATGGCCATGGGGTGAGCGTCGTGTCTAAAGCCTTCAAGGAACTTCTGCATGGATTCAGAAACCATTGTGTGGTTTTTAACGGTTTCAATGAAGTTGGCTTTTTGCTCTGAGCTAGGAAGCTCTCCGTATAGCAGCAAGTAACATGTTTCTAGATAGTCAGAATGCTCCGCTAGTTGAGCAATAGGGTATCCTCGGTGTAGTAATACACCCGCGTCCCCATCTATGTACGTGATTGCCGATTCACATGATCCTGTAGCCATAAAGCCTGGGTCATAGGTAAATACGCCGTGAGAGCCGAGAGAGCGGACGTCGATAACATCTGCTCCAGCTGTGCCTGTGAGCACTGGTAATTCGATGGATTGTTCGATACCGTCTACTGAAAGTCGAGCTTTTTTATTAGCCATTTATTATCTCCTTCGTATTCTGATCCGGGGCTTAAAGAGTCGTGAAAAAGACCTCCCTAGCCCAGAAGCTGGGGAAAAAATACTTTCTTCGACCAGTAAAAGTCAATGTTACTTATTCTAATGCTAGTCTAAATATAAATAATTTAACTGTAATTAAGTTACAAAAA encodes:
- the gltA gene encoding citrate synthase, giving the protein MANKKARLSVDGIEQSIELPVLTGTAGADVIDVRSLGSHGVFTYDPGFMATGSCESAITYIDGDAGVLLHRGYPIAQLAEHSDYLETCYLLLYGELPSSEQKANFIETVKNHTMVSESMQKFLEGFRHDAHPMAIMVGLVSALSAFYQDHMDINDPEHREIAAFRLISKMPTLAAMCFKYSKGQPTMYPRNELSYAENFLYMMFATPCEDYKVNPVFANAMDKIFVLHADHEQNASTSTVRLAGSSGANPFACISAGITTLWGPAHGGANEAVLTMLEEIGDVSRIDEFIEKAKDKNDPFRLMGFGHRVYKNFDPRAKVMRETCDQVLAELGQANDPLLKIAKRLEQIALEDPYFVERKLYPNVDFYSGIIMKAIGIPTSMFTVIFAMSRTIGWISHWNEMISGPYKIGRPRQLYVGKTERDYPTEK